A single window of Gossypium arboreum isolate Shixiya-1 chromosome 13, ASM2569848v2, whole genome shotgun sequence DNA harbors:
- the LOC108485645 gene encoding germin-like protein subfamily 1 member 1, with amino-acid sequence MKMCRLFLQLCLGLTLLSGLAKPDLDPLQDYCIADTKSPLYLNGAPCLNPTLAHSSHFTTSALAKAGDTKANQFGFSVTLTTLANLPGINTMGLTMARVDIAADGLVPPHSHPRASEVTICLQGVILVGFVDTSNRLFTQKLEPGDSFVFPRGLIHFLYNMEPKKPALAISGLSSQNPGAQIASRAAFVSNPPIPEVVLEKAFQISRQDVAKIRKNLGG; translated from the coding sequence ATGAAAATGTGTCGTTTATTTCTTCAACTATGCCTTGGTTTAACTCTCCTATCGGGACTTGCTAAACCAGACCTTGACCCCCTTCAAGATTACTGCATTGCAGACACTAAATCCCCTTTGTACCTCAATGGTGCACCCTGTCTCAACCCAACTCTGGCTCATTCCTCCCACTTCACCACCTCGGCTTTAGCCAAAGCCGGTGACACCAAGGCTAACCAATTCGGCTTCAGTGTCACCCTCACCACCCTTGCAAATTTGCCTGGAATTAACACCATGGGCCTCACCATGGCCCGTGTCGACATAGCAGCTGACGGCCTTGTTCCGCCCCATTCCCACCCTCGGGCTTCCGAAGTCACCATTTGTCTTCAGGGTGTTATCCTTGTGGGCTTTGTGGATACCTCTAACCGCTTATTCACTCAAAAACTTGAGCCCGGTGACTCCTTCGTTTTCCCCAGAGGACTCATCCATTTTCTGTATAACATGGAGCCAAAGAAGCCTGCTTTGGCTATCTCTGGGCTCAGCAGCCAAAACCCAGGCGCACAAATAGCTTCAAGGGCCGCTTTCGTGTCCAATCCACCCATTCCCGAAGTTGTTTTGGAAAAGGCATTTCAAATCAGCCGCCAGGACGTTGCCAAGATACGTAAAAACCTTGGCGGCTGA